One window of Mediterraneibacter gnavus ATCC 29149 genomic DNA carries:
- a CDS encoding DUF6040 family protein produces the protein MSRSEQEQLEEEIKDVRDRNSKLQIQVNQSSVEAFEQAQRKQEESEKQARQAEYQTERVRKRADVEIQRARRKAKSEVEDMKERQFFWDWGYLCVIFFSLIQNGAFQRDILQLIMLPVNWCREYVIWFEQLDYMGYPSGEVTFERIVSMVAIMAGIVGCVILVWGGIEQYRKIWDDIYKMVLISSISFSAVLGNMVREYLSLNLIFLIFLINMGAIFLRMYLSKKKNKFIL, from the coding sequence ATGAGCAGGAGCGAGCAAGAGCAGCTCGAAGAAGAAATAAAAGACGTTCGGGACCGGAACTCTAAGTTGCAGATACAGGTGAACCAGTCATCGGTGGAAGCGTTTGAACAGGCACAGCGGAAACAGGAAGAATCAGAAAAACAGGCAAGGCAGGCAGAGTATCAGACTGAAAGGGTAAGAAAACGGGCAGATGTGGAGATACAAAGAGCCAGGAGAAAAGCAAAATCAGAAGTTGAGGATATGAAAGAAAGGCAGTTTTTCTGGGATTGGGGATATCTTTGTGTCATTTTCTTTTCACTTATTCAGAATGGAGCATTTCAAAGAGATATATTGCAGCTAATCATGTTGCCAGTTAATTGGTGCAGAGAGTATGTGATATGGTTTGAACAGCTGGATTATATGGGATATCCTTCAGGAGAGGTCACATTTGAACGAATAGTTTCAATGGTTGCGATTATGGCAGGAATTGTCGGATGTGTAATTCTTGTATGGGGTGGAATTGAGCAGTATAGAAAGATATGGGATGATATTTATAAAATGGTTTTGATATCTAGTATTTCCTTTAGTGCAGTGCTGGGAAATATGGTGCGAGAGTATCTATCGTTAAATTTGATTTTTTTGATTTTCCTTATAAATATGGGGGCTATTTTTCTAAGAATGTATTTGAGTAAAAAGAAAAATAAATTTATCTTATAA
- a CDS encoding relaxase/mobilization nuclease domain-containing protein produces the protein MAVNKTVNKRTNSHGAMRNCIEYVLRQDKTSEQLAYVTGPYCHDEINYDLVYRTFLEEKKLWNKDSGRMYAHNIISWHKDEQITPEQAFEFGKEFAEKWFQGFQTLVAVHKDKDHIHCHLVTNSVSYEDGKKLHTTKKDLERMKQFTNQMCRKRGLTVAEKGKHFDGSEIEKGEVIAWNKDKYNLFRQHAKDSFVADCAMAVLKALENCISKEKFIEKMKQFGWSVNWTEKRKHITFQNQDGKKVRDSNLSKTFHLDISKEALEYEFNGNYERTRAEAERTNGSDEEFAGYYRQVEAACEGAGRNAGESVGREGRVAGEKSEDERVYSGISGKDTQVENGKTAVVLRESRNARRNAEVERRNSADDSRTVRNAETQSVLTAEQRRLEEQKRIDEQERARAARRRNKRRSGPEL, from the coding sequence ATGGCAGTCAATAAGACAGTTAATAAGCGGACAAATTCTCATGGAGCAATGAGAAACTGTATCGAATATGTATTGCGTCAGGACAAGACCAGTGAGCAGCTTGCCTATGTAACTGGTCCGTATTGCCACGATGAAATCAATTATGATCTGGTGTACCGCACATTTCTGGAAGAAAAGAAATTATGGAATAAAGACTCTGGAAGAATGTACGCCCACAATATTATTTCCTGGCATAAGGACGAGCAGATTACACCAGAGCAGGCATTTGAATTTGGAAAAGAGTTTGCAGAAAAATGGTTCCAGGGATTTCAAACCTTAGTGGCAGTCCATAAGGATAAAGACCATATTCATTGCCATCTGGTGACGAATTCTGTCAGCTATGAGGATGGAAAGAAATTGCATACTACGAAAAAAGATCTGGAGCGGATGAAGCAATTTACTAATCAGATGTGCAGAAAACGTGGATTGACAGTTGCAGAAAAAGGAAAACACTTTGACGGCAGTGAAATCGAAAAAGGCGAAGTCATTGCATGGAACAAGGATAAATATAACCTGTTCCGACAACATGCAAAGGACAGTTTTGTGGCTGACTGTGCAATGGCGGTCTTAAAAGCACTGGAAAATTGTATCAGCAAAGAAAAGTTTATAGAAAAAATGAAACAGTTTGGATGGAGTGTGAACTGGACGGAAAAGAGAAAGCACATCACGTTCCAGAATCAGGATGGAAAGAAAGTGCGTGACAGCAATTTGTCTAAAACCTTTCATCTGGACATCAGTAAGGAGGCATTGGAATATGAATTTAATGGAAATTACGAAAGGACACGAGCCGAAGCAGAACGAACAAACGGATCAGACGAAGAATTCGCTGGATACTACCGACAAGTGGAAGCAGCTTGCGAAGGAGCAGGCAGAAACGCTGGAGAAAGTGTCGGCAGAGAGGGACGAGTTGCAGGTGAGAAATCAGAAGATGAACGAGTTTATTCAGGAATTTCAGGAAAGGACACACAAGTTGAAAATGGAAAAACAGCAGTTGTTCTTCGAGAATCACGAAATGCAAGAAGAAATGCAGAAGTCGAACGCCGAAATTCAGCAGATGACAGTAGAACTGTCCGAAATGCGGAAACTCAATCAGTCCTTACAGCAGAGCAACGACGACTTGAGGAACAGAAACGGATTGATGAGCAGGAGCGAGCAAGAGCAGCTCGAAGAAGAAATAAAAGACGTTCGGGACCGGAACTCTAA
- a CDS encoding plasmid mobilization protein, giving the protein MRKRNYTVTIRMNKAEYDLLQNKVKESGQTQQAVVIHAIAGLKIASAEEVEELKKLNLMLAEMLSQLRGVATNINQIARKMNAGGFIPREDILHYLNQNIRNYRKESEKIWQSIRQLISGQILMEQ; this is encoded by the coding sequence ATGCGAAAACGAAATTATACGGTAACGATACGAATGAATAAAGCAGAGTATGATCTGCTCCAAAATAAAGTAAAGGAGTCTGGACAGACTCAGCAGGCGGTTGTAATTCATGCAATAGCAGGTTTAAAAATTGCATCCGCAGAGGAAGTGGAAGAATTGAAAAAGCTGAATCTGATGCTTGCAGAGATGCTCAGCCAGCTTCGTGGTGTTGCTACGAATATCAACCAGATTGCACGGAAAATGAATGCTGGTGGATTTATACCAAGAGAAGATATTTTGCATTATCTCAATCAGAATATCCGCAACTACCGGAAGGAGAGTGAAAAGATATGGCAGTCAATAAGACAGTTAATAAGCGGACAAATTCTCATGGAGCAATGA
- a CDS encoding helix-turn-helix domain-containing protein, with the protein MYKRIRDLREDRDLTQKNMGEILNCSQRIYSNYECGDVDIPTQILIKLAEFHNTSVDYLLDLTDDKRPYSRKRNSST; encoded by the coding sequence ATGTATAAAAGAATTCGTGATCTCCGTGAGGATCGTGACCTGACACAGAAAAATATGGGCGAAATCTTAAACTGCAGCCAACGCATTTATAGTAATTACGAGTGTGGCGATGTTGATATTCCCACTCAGATTCTGATCAAGCTGGCAGAATTCCATAATACCAGTGTTGACTATCTGTTGGATCTGACAGATGACAAACGACCATATTCCCGGAAAAGAAATAGTTCTACTTAA
- a CDS encoding ParM/StbA family protein produces MRMMKTNKNEKIMVIGIDHGYGNMKTATRCFPSGVARYEKEPIFQNNLLVYNDMYYQIGEEHKEFCAEKTQDDDYYVLTLAAIARELEGKGMNSAKVHIAAGLPLTWVATQKEDFQKYLLQNERVDFMFRNKQYHVEFEGADIYPQGFAAAFYRLQDFKGINMLADIGNGTMNIMYINNSRPVEKKCFTEKYGTHQCVLAVRESLLKELGTVVDDLVIEQVIRTGTADIGEKYLTVIRKAASDYTREIFHKLREREYNPELMRLYVVGGGGCMIQNFGEYDKERVTIVRDICATAKGYEAMTVRKIQKSGGMLV; encoded by the coding sequence ATGAGAATGATGAAAACCAACAAAAACGAGAAAATTATGGTGATCGGGATTGATCACGGCTATGGCAACATGAAAACGGCAACCAGATGTTTCCCTTCCGGTGTAGCCAGATACGAAAAGGAGCCAATCTTCCAGAATAACCTTCTTGTTTACAATGACATGTATTACCAGATTGGTGAGGAACACAAGGAGTTCTGTGCGGAGAAGACCCAGGACGACGACTATTATGTACTGACATTGGCTGCGATTGCAAGAGAACTGGAGGGAAAAGGAATGAACAGTGCAAAAGTTCACATTGCAGCCGGATTGCCTCTGACCTGGGTGGCTACGCAGAAAGAGGATTTTCAGAAATATCTGCTTCAAAACGAGAGAGTGGATTTTATGTTCCGCAATAAACAGTATCACGTCGAGTTTGAAGGAGCGGATATCTATCCACAGGGATTTGCAGCAGCTTTTTACCGCTTGCAGGATTTCAAGGGAATCAATATGCTGGCTGATATTGGAAATGGAACTATGAACATCATGTATATCAACAACTCCCGTCCGGTGGAAAAGAAATGCTTTACAGAAAAATATGGAACACACCAGTGTGTGCTTGCAGTCAGGGAAAGTTTGCTGAAAGAATTGGGAACGGTGGTAGATGATCTTGTGATTGAACAGGTGATCCGTACCGGGACAGCAGACATCGGAGAAAAGTATCTGACTGTAATTCGTAAGGCTGCCAGTGATTATACAAGAGAAATTTTTCATAAGCTGAGAGAACGGGAATACAATCCGGAACTGATGCGTTTATATGTAGTTGGTGGCGGTGGCTGCATGATTCAGAACTTCGGAGAATATGACAAAGAACGGGTGACGATTGTGCGAGACATCTGTGCAACAGCCAAAGGGTATGAAGCTATGACAGTAAGAAAAATTCAGAAAAGCGGAGGGATGCTGGTATGA